The following proteins are co-located in the Nerophis lumbriciformis linkage group LG22, RoL_Nlum_v2.1, whole genome shotgun sequence genome:
- the LOC133615361 gene encoding E3 ubiquitin-protein ligase TRIM11-like: MAEAPELFNEQELTCSICLDLFTDPVSTPCGHNFCQACIGGYWASSAVCTCPLCKHPYEERPQLSINKVFAVITDNYKLSRYGAAAVSAPGAAGTNPFTTKSGEEVVWCDVCTGIKQPAVSSCLTCTAAYCEEHVQPHRTTPFYAKHPLMDPQDALRGRTCTIHHRLMEVYCRTCQRCICAICVLEEHRTHKTVSVQTERLYKQKHVARTEQDILNRIKEKEMLAYDLKRKLEAAKSYGDRERGEVEVVLDEVAASLDQIRSQVVGRIQEQQEAVMSRGEGLVKRLEAELGRLTDRRATLEAQAVSQDHIGFLQSFEEAAAPLGDDQPLNVDDDFVLHFQLANIKVALAEVRDKMYDIRTGGVQRPAPVGYYPPPEMMPGVRDHDRLKSRQWSLKDMKKSKGVSGHKKARVYTADVSLNPVTAYPFLILSDDRKQLKRGEKLQFYRNSPHRFDVWSCVLAKDGYASGRHYWEVLVGENKDWKVGVVGESAQKKGLFDMSPANAYFAIWWSGSQLRALTAPPLTKVKAPPKLRQVGVFLDVEAGQVSFYNAKSGSELFSFGGMSEFGERMFPLLGTGDKEVPLVILT, encoded by the exons ATGGCGGAGGCGCCCGAGCTGTTTAACGAGCAGGAGCTCACCTGTTCCATCTGTTTGGACCTCTTCACTGACCCTGTGTCCACGCCCTGCGGACACAACTTCTGCCAG GCGTGCATCGGCGGCTACTGGGCGTCCAGCGCCGTGTGCACCTGTCCGCTGTGCAAGCATCCGTACGAAGAGCGGCCGCAGCTCAGCATCAACAAAGTCTTCGCCGTCATCACCGACAACTACAAGTTGTCACGCTACGGCGCCGCCGCTGTGTCTGCACCGGGCGCCGCCGGGACCAACCCCTTCACGACCAAGTCCGGCGAGGAGGTGGTGTGGTGCGACGTTTGCACGGGAATCAAACAGCCGGCCGTCAGCTCCTGCCTCACGTGCACGGCCGCCTACTGTGAGGAACACGTGCAGCCGCATCGCACCACGCCGTTCTACGCCAAACACCCTCTCATGGACCCCCAGGACGCCCTCAGGGGCCGCACCTGCACCATCCACCACCGCCTGATGGAG GTGTACTGTCGGACATGTCAGCGCTGCATTTGTGCCATCTGTGTGCTGGAGGAACATAGAACACACAAAACTGTTTCTGTGCAAACGGAGCGACTCTACAAACAG aaacaCGTGGCGAGGACGGAGCAGGACATCTTGAACCGCATCAAGGAAAAAGAGATGCTGGCTTATGACCTAAAGAGGAAGCTGGAGGCGGCGAAG AGCTACGGCGACCGAGAGCGCGGCGAAGTGGAAGTGGTGCTGGACGAGGTCGCCGCCTCTTTGGACCAGATCCGCTCGCAGGTGGTGGGCAGGATCCAGGAGCAACAGGAAGCGGTGATGTCCAGGGGGGAGGGGTTAGTGAAGCGCCTGGAGGCGGAGCTGGGCCGGCTGACCGACAGGAGGGCCACGCTGGAGGCGCAGGCCGTCAGTCAGGACCACATCGGCTTCCTGCAG AGCTTCGAGGAGGCGGCGGCTCCGCTGGGCGACGATCAGCCGCTCAACGTGGACGACGACTTTGTCCTCCACTTCCAGCTGGCCAACATCAAAGTGGCCCTGGCAGAAGTCCGGGACAAGATGTATGACATCAGGACAGGAGGCGTCCAGCGTCCAGCCCCCGTCGGATACT ACCCGCCTCCTGAGATGATGCCCGGAGTCCGCGACCACGACCGTCTGAAGAGCCGCCAGTGGTCCCTGAAAG ACATGAAGAAGTCGAAGGGCGTCTCAG GACACAAGAAGGCTCGCGTGTACACAG CGGACGTGAGCTTGAACCCGGTGACGGCATACCCCTTCCTCATCCTCTCGGACGACAGGAAGCAGCTGAAGCGCGGCGAGAAGCTGCAATTCTACCGCAACAGTCCGCATCGCTTCGACGTGTGGTCCTGCGTGCTCGCCAAGGACGGCTACGCCTCGGGGCGCCACTACTGGGAG GTGCTGGTGGGTGAGAACAAGGACTGGAAGGTGGGCGTGGTCGGCGAGTCGGCGCAGAAGAAGGGTCTGTTCGACATGAGCCCGGCCAACGCCTACTTCGCCATCTGGTGGAGCGGCAGCCAGCTGCGGGCGCTCACCGCCCCCCCGCTCACCAAG GTGAAGGCTCCGCCCAAGCTGAGGCAGGTGGGCGTGTTCCTGGACGTGGAGGCGGGCCAGGTGTCCTTCTACAACGCCAAGTCGGGCTCGGAGCTCTTCAGCTTCGGCGGCATGTCCGAGTTCGGCGAGCGGATGTTTCCTCTGCTGGGCACCGGCGACAAGGAGGTGCCCCTGGTCATCCTGACCtag
- the ube2m gene encoding NEDD8-conjugating enzyme Ubc12, producing the protein MIKLFTLKQQKKDEESAGGNRTGAGGKKASAAQLRIQKDINELNLPKTCEINFPDDDDLLNFRLIISPDEGFYKGGKFVFSFKVGQGYPHDPPKVKCETMVYHPNIDLEGNVCLNILREDWKPVLTINSIIYGLQYLFLEPNPEDPLNKEAAEVLQTNRRLFEQNVHRSLRGGYVGSTYFERCLK; encoded by the exons ATGATTAAGCTCTTTACCCTCAAGCAGCAGAAGAAAGACGAGGAATCTGCGGGAGGAAACCGAACCGGAGCCGGCGGTAAAAAAGCCAGCGCGGCCCAGCTCCGAATACAAAAAG ACATCAACGAGTTGAACCTGCCAAAGACCTGCGAGATCAACTTTCCTGACGACGATGACCTGCTCAACTTCAGACTCATCATCTCACCTGATGAG GGTTTCTACAAAGGAGGAAAGTTTGTCTTCAGCTTTAAG gtAGGACAGGGTTACCCCCATGATCCCCCAAAGGTAAAATGTGAGACCATGGTGTACCACCCCAACATTGACCTGGAAGGAAACGTCTGCCTAAACATTTTAAG AGAGGACTGGAAGCCTGTGCTGACGATAAACTCCATCATCTACGGTCTACAGTATCTATTTCTA GAGCCGAACCCCGAGGACCCGCTGAACAAGGAGGCGGCCGAGGTGCTGCAGACGAACCGGCGACTCTTCGAGCAGAACGTCCACCGCTCTCTGCGGGGGGGCTACGTAGGCTCCACCTACTTTGAGAGGTGTCTTAAATAG